From Lolium perenne isolate Kyuss_39 chromosome 5, Kyuss_2.0, whole genome shotgun sequence, a single genomic window includes:
- the LOC127299318 gene encoding uncharacterized protein, which yields MEVGSPPSSAGSRRGGGDREEAARGSGGAMRARVCARVRTPQGVGALLLVGGAIVGAAVYAWRRHCDSKKAKNHQRGKKEEKVPEDSGVVENEQDKVDKSDESLSREVAGVEANGLDGEKTEELHEIQAKVDEIVADELDREPVDNFDTNSSRELTDIIDDTGHGDVKKADQDSSMSGVDNEVTPNATEDVENSDESTLTISSPEIPNEEHNRHDDGADEETASTQITPLTQMTMHQPKISDEVKVENMTETVTVDNVSKHEEQKPPAQDPVSQVDSPACSSIPSLLKTAQKKRSVNPGQNETGMKLGQDSGNGELSKAGAAQGVAMVTVNRRATSMAILAIIFAVTIGLNLVMRFYSALQAA from the exons ATGGAAGTTGGCAGCCCTCCCAGCTCGGCGGGCAGCAGAAGGGGCGGAGGCGATCGAGAAGAGGCGGCGAGGGGGAGCGGCGGCGCCATGAGGGCCCGCGTGTGCGCGCGCGTCCGCACGCCGCAGGGCGTCGGGGCGCTGCTCCTCGTCGGTGGCGCCATCGTCGGTGCCGCCGTCTACGCGTGGCGGCGCCACTGCGACAGCAAGAAGGCCAAGAACCACCAACGCGG AAAGAAGGAGGAGAAGGTTCCGGAAGATAGTGGAGTTGTTGAGAACGAGCAG GACAAGGTCGATAAATCTGATGAGAGTTTGAGCAGGGAGGTTGCAGGGGTTGAAGCCAATGGATTG GATGGGGAGAAAACAGAGGAGCTTCATGAGATTCAGGCCAAGGTGGATGAGATCGTTGCTGATGAATTG GACAGGGAACCAGTAGATAACTTCGACACAAACTCAAGCAGGGAACTTACCGACATCATAGACGATACG GGCCACGGAGATGTAAAGAAAGCTGACCAGGATTCAAGCATGAGTGGCGTTGATAATGAGGTCACACCAAAT GCCACCGAAGATGTGGAGAACTCTGATGAAAGCACTCTTACCATCAGCAGCCCGGAGATCCCAAACGAAGAACATAACAGGCACGATGATGGCGCTGATGAAGAGACCGCATCAACACAGATCACTCCATTAACACAGATGACGATGCATCAACCAAAAATCTCAGATGAAGTGAAGGTGGAGAACATGACCGAAACAGTCACAGTGGACAATGTGTCTAAGCACGAGGAGCAGAAACCGCCGGCACAAGATCCTGTCTCGCAAGTCGACTCACCTGCATGTTCTTCGATACCAAGTCTGCTCAAGACAGCACAGAAGAAGAGATCCGTGAACCCAGGGCAGAACGAGACGGGGATGAAGCTCGGACAAGATAGCGGCAATGGTGAGCTGAGCAAAGCGGGAGCAGCACAGGGTGTAGCCATGGTGACCGTGAACCGTAGGGCAACTTCAATGGCTATTCTTGCCATCATCTTCGCAGTGACCATCGGACTAAACCTCGTCATGCGCTTCTATTCCGCTTTGCAAGCGGCATGA
- the LOC127299319 gene encoding F-box/LRR-repeat protein 3: protein MSEEEAQRYGGSAGGGGGGIGSLSVDLLGQVLDRVPEPRDRKACRLVSRAFARAEAAHRRALRVLRREPLPRLLRAFAALDRLDLSACASLDDASLAAALAGADLGTVRQVCLARASGVGWRGLDALVAACPRLEAVDLSHCVGAGDREAAALAAAAGLRELNLEKCLGVTDMGLAKVAVGCPRLQKLSFKWCREISDIGVDLLAKKCRELRSLDISYLKVSNESLRSISTLEKLEDLAMVCCPCIDDEGLKLLSTGSNSLQSVDVSRCNHVTSEGLASLIDGHTSLQKISAADSLHEIGQCFLSKLATLKATLTVLRLDGFEVSSSLLSAIGENCINLVEIGLSKCNGVTDEGISSLVVRCSYLRTIDLTCCNLLTNNALESIADNCKMLECLRLESSTSVSEKGLERIATCCPNLKEIDLTDCGVNDAALQHLATCSELLILKLGLCSSISDKGLRFIGSNCGKIVELDLYRCSSITDDGLAALADGCKKIKLLNLCYCNKITDSGLSHLGSLEELTNLELRCLVRITGIGISSVAIGCKSLIELDLKRCYSVDDSGLWALARYALNLRQLTISYCPVTGLGLCHLLSSLRCLQDMKMVHLSWVSIEGFEMSLRAACGRLKKLKMLSGLKSILSPELLQLLQACGCRIRWVNKPLVYKDAI, encoded by the exons ATGAGCGAGGAGGAGGCGCAGCGGTACGGCgggagcgccggcggcggcggcggcgggatcgggtCACTCTCCGTGGATCTGCTGGGCCAGGTGCTGGACCGCGTGCCGGAGCCGCGGGACCGCAAGGCGTGCCGGCTCGTGAGCCGCGCCTTCGCGCGCGCCGAGGCGGCGCACCGCCGCGCGCTGCGGGTGCTGCGCCGGGAGCCGCTCCCGCGCCTGCTGCGCGCCTTCGCGGCGCTCGACCGCCTCGACCTCTCCGCCTGCGCGTCCCTCGACGACGCGTCCCTCGCGGCGGCCCTCGCCGGCGCCGACCTCGGCACCGTCCGCCAGGTCTGCCTGGCGCGGGCTAGCGGGGTGGGCTGGCGCGGCCTGGACGCGCTCGTCGCCGCATGCCCCAGGCTCGAGGCCGTCGACCTCTCGCACTGCGTCGGCGCCGGGGACAGGGAGGCCGCCGCGCTGGCCGCCGCCGCGGGGCTCAGGGAGCTCAACCTGGAGAAGTGCCTCGGCGTCACCGACATGGGCCTCGCTAAGGTCGCCGTGGGGTGCCCCAGGCTCCAGAAGCTCAGCTTCAAGTGGTGCCGTGAGATCTCAGACATCGGCGTCGATCTGCTTGCCAAGAAGTGCCGCGAACTCCGCAGCCTCGACATCTCCTACCTAAAG GTGAGCAATGAATCCCTTAGATCAATATCGACTCTTGAGAAGCTAGAGGATTTGGCCATGGTCTGTTGCCCATGTATAGATGATGAAGGCCTTAAATTGCTAAGCACAGGGAGTAATTCACTGCAG AGTGTTGATGTGTCAAGATGTAATCATGTGACTTCCGAGGGCTTAGCTTCACTCATAGATGGTCACACCTCTCTCCAGAAGATAAGTGCTGCAGACAGTTTGCAT GAGATTGGACAGTGTTTTCTATCCAAGTTAGCAACACTGAAGGCAACATTGACCGTGTTGAGACTTGATGGCTTTGAAGTCTCATCCTCTCTTCTTTCAGCGATTGGTGAAAATTGTATCAACTTGGTTGAGATTGGACTTAGCAAATGCAACGGTGTTACCGATGAGGGCATCTCTTCGCTTGTAGTTCGCTGTAGCTACCTAAGGACAATTGATCTCACATGCTGTAATCTCCTCACAAACAATGCCCTTGAATCAATAGCTGACAACTGTAAGATGCTTGAATGCCTCCGGCTAGAGTCCTCCACTTCAGTAAGTGAGAAAGGACTAGAGAGAATTGCAACATGTTGCCCCAATCTTAAGGAGATAGATCTCACTGACTGTGGAGTGAATGATGCAG CGTTGCAGCATTTGGCTACATGCTCTGAACTACTGATATTGAAGTTGGGCCTGTGCTCAAGTATTTCTGACAAAGGTCTCCGTTTTATTGGTTCAAACTGTGGAAAGATTGTAGAACTGGACCTCTATCG CTGCAGTTCTATCACTGATGATGGGCTGGCAGCTTTAGCCGATGGATGCAAGAAGATTAAGCTGCTGAACTTGTGCTACTGCAACAAGATAACTGATAGTGGTTTGAGCCACCTGGGCTCTCTGGAGGAGCTCACAAATCTAGAGCTGAGGTGTCTGGTCCGCATTACAGGTATCGGAATTTCCTCTGTTGCCATTGGTTGCAAGAGCCTGATAGAACTTGACTTGAAGCGCTGCTATTCCGTCGATGACTCTGGCCTATGGGCTCTTGCCCGATATGCTTTAAATCTTAGACAG CTTACTATATCATATTGCCCGGTTACTGGTTTGGGCTTATGCCACCTGCTCAGCTCCCTGAGGTGCCTCCAGGACATGAAGATGGTGCACCTCTCATGGGTCTCCATAGAAGGGTTCGAGATGTCGCTGAGAGCCGCATGTGGGAGGTTGAAGAAGCTGAAGATGCTCAGCGGGTTGAAGTCTATACTGTCCCCTGAACTGCTCCAACTGTTGCAGGCCTGCGGCTGCCGCATCCGCTGGGTCAACAAGCCTCTCGTCTACAAGGATGCCATATGA
- the LOC127299317 gene encoding uncharacterized protein, producing MAPSASSSSSYSDSTDSSGSSSSSSGSDRRVRRRHSRRKDAAPSSSSSALKVRKDRKSRHKRRRRERRRSRSDDDSYSSASSYDSDRETSGRSRKRKKSSRSRKSRERERSKDRHHKRDKSKHREKKESERSSGPVQLSKFLGREKEESGKRSVISGKKIMMKLEKSKEDKEAENKRNELLKFLNASYD from the exons ATGGCGCcgtccgccagctcctcctcatccTACTCCGACAGCACGGACTCCAGCGGATCCTCGTCCTCATCCTCGGGGAGTGAccgccgcgtccgccgccgccacagccgccgcAAGGACGCcgcgccgtcctcctcctcctccgcgctCAAGGTGCGCAAGGACCGCAAGTCCCGCcacaagcgccgccgccgggagcGGCGGAGGTCCCGTTCCGACGACGACAGCTACAG TAGCGCAAGCTCTTATGACAGTGACCGCGAGACATCTGGCAGATCACGAAAGCGTAAGAAGAGCAGTAGATCGAGGAAG TCAAGGGAAAGGGAGCGAAGCAAGGATAGGCATCATAAACGGGACAAGAGTAAACATAGAGAG AAGAAAGAGAGTGAACGTTCTAGCGGCCCGGTGCAGCTTTCCAAG TTCCTTGGTCGTGAGAAGGAGGAAAGTGGTAAAAGGAGTGTTATCTCTGGGAAAAAG ATAATGATGAAGCTTGAGAAATCCAAGGAAGATAAGGAGGCTGAGAACAAGCGCAATGAACTGTTGAAGTTTCTGAATGCCAGTTACGACTGA